The following are encoded in a window of Thermogemmatispora onikobensis genomic DNA:
- a CDS encoding MFS transporter produces MASPQKRSWFRYENGVVLMMFFTFGFVFMERLSIVYLFPFIAPDLKLNNAEIGMIASVLAVCWAVSGFIFGSISDLVGSRKKVLLPITLAFSLFSFLSGLARSFWQMILVRGLMGVAEGPVLPLAQASVIAASTPERRGFNLGFVQSSLGLIGSFLTPIIVTQIAVHYSWHEAFYLVGVPGLVMFFVLLKWMREPGRGTAQEAEAVEHTKVRLADIGAVFRHRNMWFCVLIAIFSMTWLFAFTTFAPTFLTEVSHYSPDEMGLIMSAVGLGTFVWGFVGPAISDRLGRKPTLILFAFVACLSPICLALLRAPVGLMMVVAFLTTVGQAVFPLFLVIIPGESLPYRLVASAVGLTQFIGELVGGTFAPWLGGVAADHWGLVAPMWIAAAGMLVSALLAFGLKETAPAKVGRGALETQEIVPTA; encoded by the coding sequence ATGGCTTCGCCGCAGAAGAGGTCTTGGTTCCGTTACGAGAACGGTGTCGTTCTCATGATGTTCTTCACCTTTGGCTTCGTCTTTATGGAGCGACTCAGCATTGTCTACCTCTTCCCTTTCATAGCTCCTGATCTGAAACTCAACAATGCTGAGATTGGGATGATCGCCTCCGTGCTTGCCGTGTGCTGGGCGGTCTCCGGTTTCATCTTTGGCTCAATCTCCGATCTTGTTGGTTCGCGGAAGAAGGTTTTGCTACCCATCACCCTTGCCTTTTCGCTCTTCTCGTTCCTCTCAGGGCTGGCCCGCAGCTTTTGGCAGATGATTCTCGTACGCGGCCTGATGGGCGTCGCTGAGGGGCCGGTGCTGCCACTGGCGCAAGCGAGTGTCATTGCGGCCTCCACGCCCGAGCGTCGTGGTTTCAATCTGGGTTTTGTCCAAAGCTCGTTAGGGCTGATTGGCTCATTTCTGACGCCGATCATCGTCACGCAGATTGCTGTCCATTACTCATGGCATGAGGCTTTTTATCTGGTCGGGGTGCCTGGCCTGGTGATGTTCTTCGTCCTGCTCAAATGGATGCGCGAGCCTGGCCGGGGGACGGCTCAGGAGGCCGAGGCGGTTGAGCACACCAAGGTACGGCTGGCTGACATCGGTGCGGTCTTTCGCCATCGCAACATGTGGTTCTGTGTGCTCATCGCCATCTTCTCAATGACCTGGCTGTTTGCCTTTACCACCTTTGCGCCGACCTTCCTGACGGAGGTAAGCCACTATTCACCTGATGAGATGGGCCTGATCATGTCTGCGGTAGGTTTGGGGACCTTCGTGTGGGGCTTCGTTGGACCGGCCATCTCCGACCGTCTGGGTCGCAAGCCTACCTTAATTCTCTTCGCCTTCGTTGCCTGCCTATCGCCGATCTGCCTGGCCTTGTTGCGTGCCCCTGTAGGACTCATGATGGTCGTTGCCTTCCTGACGACCGTTGGTCAGGCCGTTTTTCCGCTTTTCCTGGTGATCATTCCTGGTGAGTCCCTGCCGTATCGATTGGTGGCCAGCGCAGTCGGCCTGACCCAGTTCATTGGGGAGCTGGTGGGTGGTACTTTTGCCCCCTGGCTGGGCGGTGTGGCCGCCGATCACTGGGGGTTGGTGGCTCCAATGTGGATTGCTGCCGCTGGCATGTTGGTCAGCGCACTACTGGCCTTTGGTCTCAAAGAGACAGCTCCGGCGAAGGTCGGACGTGGAGCGCTTGAGACCCAGGAAATCGTGCCCACGGCCTAA
- a CDS encoding NAD(P)-dependent oxidoreductase — protein sequence MRLGFIGFGEAASAIAAGLAEEGLRELYAYDVVSGQALAERAACCGVRLVASLAELAAQADLVLSLVTARGALTVAREIAPHLRVGTLYADLNSCAPRVKAEIGQVIARLAPGACYASVAVMSAVPPLRHRVPLVADGPGARRLREALEPYGMNIEVLEGPLGAAAILKMCRSVVLKGLEALFLEALLAAEQEGLTEQVLTSLNASFPKTSLGDLGVYLLDRHRLHAQRRADEMQEAAETLASLAIDPLVSAGAAQRLRWSAERLTGLAAPSRAEAEVGGEDPQNGAYRVLLHQLSDA from the coding sequence ATGCGTCTCGGCTTCATCGGCTTTGGTGAGGCAGCCTCGGCGATTGCCGCTGGGCTAGCCGAGGAAGGGCTACGCGAACTCTATGCCTATGATGTTGTCAGTGGCCAGGCCCTCGCTGAGCGGGCGGCCTGCTGCGGCGTCCGCCTTGTAGCCAGTCTGGCCGAGCTTGCGGCCCAGGCTGATCTTGTACTCTCGCTGGTTACAGCGAGGGGCGCCTTGACGGTGGCGCGCGAGATTGCCCCGCACCTGCGAGTTGGAACGCTCTATGCTGATCTCAACTCGTGTGCCCCGAGAGTCAAGGCTGAGATCGGCCAGGTAATTGCCCGACTGGCCCCTGGAGCCTGCTATGCCAGTGTCGCTGTCATGTCTGCTGTACCTCCGCTACGGCACCGCGTCCCTCTGGTAGCCGATGGGCCAGGGGCAAGACGCCTGCGCGAAGCTCTGGAACCCTATGGCATGAACATCGAAGTTCTGGAAGGGCCATTGGGCGCGGCGGCTATCCTCAAGATGTGTCGCAGCGTTGTCCTCAAAGGTCTGGAGGCCCTCTTTCTGGAAGCCTTGCTCGCAGCTGAGCAGGAGGGCCTGACCGAGCAGGTGCTGACATCGCTCAATGCCTCTTTCCCCAAGACGTCCTTGGGGGATCTCGGGGTCTATTTGCTTGACCGACATCGACTTCACGCTCAGCGCCGGGCCGATGAGATGCAGGAAGCAGCGGAGACCCTGGCCAGCCTCGCGATTGACCCCCTGGTTTCGGCAGGGGCTGCTCAACGCCTGCGCTGGTCGGCTGAGCGACTGACTGGTTTGGCGGCTCCGTCCAGGGCCGAGGCTGAGGTGGGCGGTGAGGACCCCCAGAATGGGGCCTACCGTGTCCTGTTGCATCAACTCAGCGATGCTTGA
- a CDS encoding 4-carboxy-4-hydroxy-2-oxoadipate aldolase/oxaloacetate decarboxylase, with amino-acid sequence MKRPVIVTEVPRPEAALVEQLAAYGVATVHEALGKEGLLQPYLRPIYPEAQVAGAAVTVLCPPGDNLMVHAAIEVCQPGDVLVVATEAPSTDGMFGELLATSARAHGVVGLVVDAGVRDVAALSAMRFPVWSRAISARGTVKETAGAVNIPVVCGGALIKPGDVILGDADGVVCVPRQALAQTIAQAAARTARENSTRERLAAGELGLDLYGLRSKLKALGVEYVRYDEWEG; translated from the coding sequence ATGAAGCGTCCTGTTATCGTCACAGAGGTGCCACGACCAGAAGCGGCCCTGGTCGAACAGCTAGCGGCCTATGGTGTGGCTACCGTGCACGAAGCCCTTGGCAAAGAGGGATTATTGCAGCCGTATCTGCGTCCTATCTATCCCGAGGCGCAGGTCGCGGGGGCCGCTGTGACCGTCCTCTGTCCTCCTGGAGATAACCTCATGGTGCACGCAGCTATCGAGGTCTGTCAGCCTGGTGATGTGCTGGTTGTGGCGACAGAAGCCCCATCGACGGATGGCATGTTTGGTGAGCTGCTGGCCACCTCGGCGCGAGCGCATGGAGTAGTGGGCCTGGTTGTTGACGCCGGAGTGCGCGATGTAGCGGCGCTGAGCGCCATGCGCTTTCCTGTCTGGTCGCGGGCCATCTCGGCGCGAGGAACCGTCAAAGAAACGGCTGGGGCGGTCAATATACCGGTCGTCTGTGGTGGTGCGCTCATCAAGCCCGGTGATGTCATTCTGGGCGACGCCGATGGGGTTGTATGTGTTCCTCGCCAGGCCCTGGCTCAAACCATTGCTCAGGCCGCTGCCCGTACCGCCAGAGAGAATTCCACTCGCGAACGTCTGGCTGCTGGCGAACTCGGTCTTGATCTCTACGGCCTGCGCAGCAAACTCAAGGCCCTGGGCGTTGAATACGTGCGCTATGACGAATGGGAGGGGTGA
- a CDS encoding PIG-L deacetylase family protein, translating into MAKAADTGTLMVVSAHAADFVWRAGGAIALYAQRGWRARVLCLSFGERGESARLWQEGKTLEEIKAIRRAEAEQAATILGAEVRFLDAGDYPLDVTPELRDALVQEFRQYRPDIILTHSLQDPYNMDHPRTTQLVLESRILAQAHGYPSSYPVIGAPQVFLYEPHQPEQCSFRIDLLLDITSVFDKKRQAMECMAAQEHLWAYYTDVAKRRGVQAGRNSGQRVVYAEAYQRVYPSVGGEFV; encoded by the coding sequence ATGGCGAAGGCTGCAGATACGGGTACCTTAATGGTAGTGAGTGCCCATGCTGCTGACTTTGTCTGGCGTGCTGGGGGAGCCATCGCCCTCTATGCGCAGCGTGGTTGGCGTGCGCGAGTTCTCTGCCTTTCCTTTGGAGAGAGGGGCGAATCGGCGCGCCTGTGGCAAGAAGGCAAAACATTGGAAGAGATCAAAGCCATTCGCCGGGCTGAGGCTGAGCAGGCCGCGACGATTCTAGGAGCAGAGGTACGTTTCCTGGACGCCGGCGATTATCCACTCGACGTGACGCCCGAGCTGCGTGATGCCCTGGTCCAGGAGTTTCGCCAGTATCGACCAGACATCATCTTGACCCATTCTCTGCAAGATCCCTATAACATGGACCATCCGCGCACGACCCAGCTTGTTCTGGAGAGCCGCATTCTGGCCCAGGCGCATGGCTATCCTTCTTCCTACCCCGTCATTGGGGCGCCCCAGGTCTTTCTCTACGAGCCGCACCAGCCAGAGCAGTGTAGCTTTCGCATCGATCTTCTGCTTGACATCACATCGGTGTTTGACAAGAAGCGTCAAGCTATGGAGTGCATGGCCGCGCAAGAGCATCTCTGGGCCTATTACACCGATGTTGCCAAGCGGCGTGGTGTGCAGGCGGGACGCAACTCCGGCCAGCGCGTCGTCTACGCGGAGGCCTATCAGCGAGTCTATCCCAGCGTTGGAGGTGAGTTCGTATGA
- a CDS encoding DUF6282 family protein, with amino-acid sequence MIDRERDDLVRLLAGALDIHLHIEPDLIERSTDDLSLAREFRALGWRGFVLKSHYFPTVERARVVSAAVPGVQVFGALALNHAVGGFNPVAVEIAGRAGTRIVWLPTVDAANESPERQAARGERHQPFWARIQQEIRAKGYAPEPLSVFDEHGQLRTEVRACLASVAEYDMVLATGHLARDEIFAVVAAARESGVKRIVVTHALFPSQALSLEEQRRLADMGAYIEGCYTTFYTNKCPWERLFAAIRAVGPERTVLSSDLGQRSNPPIVAGLLDFAAHLIAAGFTPREVQRMLVENPARLVVDE; translated from the coding sequence TTGATCGACAGAGAGCGTGACGATCTTGTGCGCTTACTGGCAGGCGCTCTTGACATTCACCTCCATATTGAGCCAGACCTGATAGAGCGCAGCACAGATGACCTCTCGCTGGCCCGCGAATTTCGCGCTCTCGGCTGGCGCGGCTTTGTCCTGAAGTCGCACTATTTTCCCACCGTCGAGCGCGCCAGAGTGGTCTCTGCTGCTGTTCCGGGGGTCCAGGTCTTCGGGGCTCTGGCACTGAACCACGCTGTGGGTGGCTTCAATCCGGTGGCTGTCGAGATTGCTGGCCGGGCTGGCACGCGCATCGTCTGGCTGCCTACGGTTGATGCGGCCAACGAGTCGCCAGAGAGGCAGGCGGCCCGTGGCGAGCGCCACCAACCATTTTGGGCCCGCATTCAGCAAGAGATTCGGGCGAAAGGTTATGCTCCAGAGCCGCTCAGCGTCTTCGATGAGCATGGCCAGCTGCGGACCGAAGTGCGGGCCTGCCTTGCCAGTGTCGCCGAGTACGATATGGTGCTGGCCACAGGGCACCTGGCGCGGGATGAGATCTTCGCCGTCGTGGCAGCAGCGCGAGAGAGCGGCGTGAAGCGCATTGTGGTTACTCACGCTCTCTTCCCCTCGCAAGCGCTCTCCCTTGAGGAGCAGCGACGGCTGGCCGACATGGGAGCCTATATTGAAGGCTGTTATACCACCTTCTACACCAACAAATGCCCGTGGGAACGACTTTTCGCGGCTATTCGCGCCGTTGGTCCCGAGCGAACTGTGCTCTCATCTGATCTTGGCCAGCGTTCGAATCCTCCGATTGTCGCCGGTCTTCTCGATTTCGCTGCTCATCTGATTGCGGCTGGCTTCACACCGCGAGAGGTGCAGCGCATGCTGGTTGAGAATCCGGCCCGGCTGGTGGTAGACGAATAG
- a CDS encoding GntR family transcriptional regulator, which yields MGTQLLNEQSCYECLRNWIIDGTLQPNERLIELELAARLGVGRAMIRTVLARLEQEGLVVREPNRGARVRFVSHEEALEILEARTAIESLLARFAAMRAQPADIAQMRNLLEQMRACIEHGDLVSYSTLNTALHRAIAEAAHHRTAARLLETLGSQSVRYQYRTILAPGRPATSLTEHAAVVEAIAAHDPDTAEQAMRAHLSGVCEALRRLRQGL from the coding sequence ATGGGAACGCAGCTATTGAATGAACAGTCTTGCTATGAGTGTCTTCGCAACTGGATCATTGACGGCACGCTGCAGCCAAATGAGCGGCTGATCGAGCTTGAGCTGGCGGCCCGGCTGGGGGTCGGGCGGGCGATGATCCGTACTGTGCTGGCGCGCCTGGAGCAGGAAGGGCTGGTAGTGCGCGAGCCGAACCGGGGCGCGCGCGTTCGTTTCGTCTCGCACGAGGAGGCCCTGGAGATCTTAGAGGCGCGCACCGCCATCGAATCGCTGCTGGCCCGCTTCGCTGCCATGCGAGCCCAGCCGGCAGATATCGCTCAGATGCGCAACCTGCTGGAGCAGATGCGGGCCTGCATTGAACATGGCGACCTCGTCTCCTACTCAACCCTGAATACGGCTTTGCATCGGGCGATTGCGGAGGCCGCTCACCACCGTACTGCGGCCCGGTTACTGGAGACCCTCGGCTCGCAGAGTGTGCGCTATCAGTATCGCACCATTCTGGCGCCCGGTCGTCCAGCAACCTCGTTGACCGAGCACGCTGCCGTTGTTGAGGCTATTGCTGCCCATGATCCTGATACCGCTGAACAGGCTATGCGCGCCCACCTCTCAGGCGTCTGTGAAGCCCTGCGACGCCTGAGACAGGGCCTCTGA
- a CDS encoding VOC family protein — MSEAFCFDIAHLGHVELLTPSFDESLWFFVEVLGMEEVARLGRSAYLRCWGDYEQYSLKLTAHEHAGVGHTALRAMSPEALERRVAMLEQGGMRGTWIEGDFGHGRAYQFRGPDGHLLELYYETEYYQPPVHLRPALKNQPQRLTGRGVGVKMLDHVNFLSSYAEADGEFVERYLGLRLTEQILLNNGRRPGLWYRATNKSYDLVYTQDATGARGRLHHIAFHVESNELIWRAANLFVDYGVFIEFAPSKHAINQTYFVYVYEPGKNRIEVCSGGYLVLAPDWKPITWTEEERARGQAWGNKTVETFHTYGTPVV, encoded by the coding sequence ATGTCCGAAGCGTTCTGCTTTGACATTGCTCACCTGGGGCATGTTGAGCTATTGACCCCTAGCTTTGACGAGAGCCTCTGGTTTTTCGTCGAGGTCCTGGGCATGGAAGAAGTGGCCCGGCTTGGGCGCTCGGCCTATCTCCGCTGTTGGGGCGACTATGAGCAGTATTCGCTCAAGCTCACGGCGCATGAGCATGCTGGTGTTGGTCATACGGCCTTGCGGGCAATGAGTCCGGAGGCTCTAGAGCGGCGTGTGGCCATGCTAGAGCAAGGAGGCATGCGAGGGACGTGGATCGAAGGGGACTTTGGACATGGCCGGGCCTATCAGTTTCGTGGCCCCGATGGCCATCTTCTAGAACTCTATTACGAGACCGAGTACTATCAGCCTCCCGTCCATCTACGCCCTGCCTTAAAGAACCAGCCCCAGAGGTTGACCGGGCGAGGGGTGGGAGTCAAGATGCTCGATCATGTTAATTTCCTCTCTTCGTATGCCGAGGCGGACGGTGAGTTCGTCGAGCGCTATCTGGGTCTGCGCCTGACTGAGCAGATTCTCCTCAACAACGGTCGGCGCCCAGGATTGTGGTACCGGGCCACCAACAAATCCTACGACCTGGTCTATACACAGGATGCCACAGGCGCCAGGGGACGTCTCCACCACATCGCCTTTCATGTCGAATCCAACGAGCTGATCTGGCGGGCTGCCAATCTCTTCGTTGATTACGGCGTCTTCATCGAGTTTGCCCCTAGCAAGCACGCTATTAATCAGACCTACTTTGTCTATGTCTATGAGCCAGGCAAGAACCGGATTGAGGTCTGCTCTGGCGGCTACCTGGTTTTAGCTCCCGACTGGAAGCCTATCACCTGGACAGAGGAGGAGCGTGCGCGCGGTCAAGCCTGGGGGAACAAGACCGTTGAAACCTTCCATACCTATGGTACACCAGTGGTTTGA